AGCTACGACAACCTTTCAGAATTTGTGGAAACTGTGGATCTTTCCCCTCTGGCAAAGGAACAGGTTGAAATAAATGCAAAATATAATGTGTTTATTGAAAGGGAGAAGGCACAGATTGAAAAATTTGAAAAGCTTGAAAAAATGGAAATACCTGAAAATATTGACTATGAAAAAATACAGGGATTAAGTAATATAGCCATTTCAGGACTTATGTACGGAAATCCTGCAACAATAGGACAGGCAAGCAGAATAAGCGGAGTTACTTATAATGATATTGCCCTTCTTATAGCAGTGATAAAGGAAAATCATAAATAAAGACAGGATTTATAACTAAAAGGAAGGAAAAAAGGAAACAGATGAAGTTAATTGTAGGACTTGGTAATCCGGGAGAACAGTATAAGCTTACAAGACATAATGTAGGTTTCATATTTATAGATGAATATCTCAGAAAAAATAATATAACTGATATAAGGGAAAAGTATAAATCAGAGTTTGTCCAGACTGATTACAGGGGGGAAAAGGTTTTTTACCAGAAACCCCTGACTTTCATGAATTTAAGTGGTGAAGCAGTAGGCCAGGCAATAAGGTTTTTTAAGATGGATCCTGCTACTGACCTTTTTGTAATATACGACGACATGGATATGGAGTTTGGAAAGATAAAAATCAGAAAGGACGGGAGATCTGCAGGCCATAATGGAATTAAATCCATAATACAGCATGTGGGGGAAAAATTCGTAAGGATAAAATATGGAATAGGAAAGGCAAAATCAAAGGAAGAGACAGTAGGGCATGTTCTTGGAAAATTTTCTCCTGAAGAAAAGGAAACAATAAAAGAATCACTTGAAAAAATGTTTAATCTTATAGATGATATAAAAAATGATATGGACATTTCAAAATTAATGAATAAATATAACAAAAAATAGAAATATTTAAAAAAGGTTATAAAGGCTTGAAAATAGAGGTATTTAAATGAAGGTTGGAAGTCAGGAAAATACCTCGAAAAATTTTTATCAAAAAAATATATAAAAATTGTAAAAAGTAGTTGACAAAATATAAAAAATTATATATAATGTTTATTGTCTTAAGTAATTAAGATTTAGATTGGGCTGTCGCCAAGCGGTAAGGCACTGGACTTTGACTCCAGCATGCAATGGTTCGAATCCATTCAGCCCAGCCACATTTTTTAAATAATATATTAATGAATGTCTTGGAAATAGGACATTTTTTTTATTTATAAGTAAAGTAAATTTATTTTTAATAATCAAAAAGAGATACTTATGAATATATTATACAAAAAATCAGCCGAATTTCGAAAAAATAAAAATTAAATTAAATGAGCAGTCTATTATAGACTGCTCATTATCTTTGCCGTTAGGCTTTTAATTTGTAATACACCGCTATGGGCTTTAATCTGTAAGTCATTGCCGCTATGGGCTTTTAATTTCTATATAAATTATAGTTTATGCTGACAATTTTGTCAACATTTTTTTTACTTCATTATCTAACAGATTCATTTGATTTCTGGATAGTTTAATGTATCTTCTTCCTCCATTTATCCGTGGTCTGAATAATCTTGCAC
This window of the Leptotrichia sp. oral taxon 215 str. W9775 genome carries:
- the pth gene encoding aminoacyl-tRNA hydrolase, with the protein product MKLIVGLGNPGEQYKLTRHNVGFIFIDEYLRKNNITDIREKYKSEFVQTDYRGEKVFYQKPLTFMNLSGEAVGQAIRFFKMDPATDLFVIYDDMDMEFGKIKIRKDGRSAGHNGIKSIIQHVGEKFVRIKYGIGKAKSKEETVGHVLGKFSPEEKETIKESLEKMFNLIDDIKNDMDISKLMNKYNKK